Proteins co-encoded in one Maylandia zebra isolate NMK-2024a linkage group LG16, Mzebra_GT3a, whole genome shotgun sequence genomic window:
- the LOC101468798 gene encoding pyridoxal kinase yields the protein MECRVLSIQSHVVRGYVGNKSATFPLQVLGFEVDSINSVQFSNHTGYGHWKGQVLTAEELNVLYEGIKLNNVNHYDYILTGYSRDISFLVTVVDIIKELKKANPSLVYVCDPVMGDQGAMYVPENLLPVYKNKVVPLADILTPNQFEAELLTGRKINTEEDAIEVMDLLHKMGPETVVLTSTDLPSKQGDQFLVALGSQKIKKPDGTNTDQKICMDIPKVDAVFVGTGDLFAALMLAWTHQHPKDLKTACEKTVSVMHHVIKRTITYANEMAGPGKRPTPAQLELRMVQSKADIENPAIVVEAKVLQKSSQ from the exons ATGGAGTGTCGCGTGTTGTCCATTCAGAGTCACGTTGTCAGGGGATACGTTGGGAACAAGTCGGCAACATTCCCGCTGCAG GTGCTGGGCTTTGAAGTGGACTCCATCAACTCGGTGCAGTTCTCCAATCACACAG GCTACGGCCACTGGAAGGGGCAAGTACTGACAGCAGAAGAACTGAATGTGCTCTATGAGGGTATTAAGCTCAACAATGTGAACCATTATGACTACATCCTCACAG GATACAGCAGGGACATCTCCTTCCTGGTGACAGTGGTTGATATTATTAAGGAGCTGAAGAAGGCCAATCCCAGCTTGGTGTACG TTTGTGATCCTGTTATGGGAGACCAGGGTGCTATG TATGTTCCAGAGAACCTGCTGCCAGTCTACAAGAACAAAGTAGTGCCTTTGGCTGACATCCTGACTCCCAACCAGTTTGAAGCAGA GCTCTTAACTGGGAGGAAAATTAACACTGAGGAAGATGCTATTGAG GTGATGGACCTGCTTCATAAAATGGGTCCAGAGACCGTGGTCCTCACTAGTACAGACCTTCCATCAAAACAAGGGGACCAGTTCCTGGTGGCTCTTGGAAGCCAAAAAATAA AGAAACCAGATGGGACCAACACAGATCAGAAAATCTGCATGGATATCCCCAAAGTCGATGCTGTATTTGTGGGAACAGGAGACCTTTTTGCTGCCCTGATGTTAGCCTGGACTCATCAACACCCCAAGGACCTGAAG ACTGCCTGTGAGAAGACTGTTTCTGTCATGCACCATGTCATTAAGAGGACCATTACTTATGCCAATG AAATGGCTGGCCCCGGGAAAAGGCCTACCCCTGCACAACTGGAGCTGAGGATGGTTCAGAGCAAAGCAGACATCGAGAATCCTGCCATTGTAGTGGAAGCCAAGGTTTTACAAAAGTCTTCACAGTGA